The proteins below come from a single Columba livia isolate bColLiv1 breed racing homer chromosome 26, bColLiv1.pat.W.v2, whole genome shotgun sequence genomic window:
- the FUCA1 gene encoding tissue alpha-L-fucosidase, giving the protein MAAGGLARQVWLVAVLGPAVAAPRYSPDWASLDARPLPAWFDQAKVGVFVHWGVFSVPAWGSEWFWWHWQGQHRADYERFVQRRYPPGTTYADFAPRFTAHDFQPRQWAQLFQRAGARYVVLTTKHHEGFTNWGSPVSWNWNSMDTGPHRDLVGELGQALRESNIRYGLYHSLLEWFNPLYLADKASGFKTQDFVVKKTMPELYDLVLKYKPDLIWSDGDWEAPESYWNSTSFLAWLYNDSPVKDTVVVNDRWCNNCSCHHGGFYNCADKYQPGTLPAHKWEMCSSIDKLSWGYRSNMNVAELMDETSIIEELVQTVSFGGNYLLNVGPTKEGVIVPIFQERLLGLGRWLDTNGEAIYESKPWRVQTENSTVTVWYTAKGPVVYAIFLIWPRDNILQLSSPTPSPATQVTMLGFAGTLTWQKAPGTGLLITLPHLLPSPLPPRSGWTVRLEGVK; this is encoded by the exons ATGGCGGCGGGCGGGCTGGCGCGGCAGGTGTGGCTGGTGGCCGTGCTGGGGCCCGCGGTGGCCGCGCCGCGCTACAGCCCGGACTGGGCCAGCCTGGACGCGAGGCCGCTGCCCGCCTGGTTCGACCAGGCCAAGGTGGGGGTGTTCGTGCACTGGGGGGTGTTCTCCGTCCCGGCCTGGGGCTCCGAGTGGTTCTGGTGGCACTGGCAGGGCCAGCACCGCGCCGACTACGAGCGGTTCGTGCAGCGCCGGTACCCGCCCGGCACCACCTACGCGGACTTTGCGCCCCGCTTCACCGCCCACGATTTCCAGCCCCGCCAGTGGGCCCAGCTCTTCCAGCGGGCTGGTGCCAG GTACGTGGTGCTGACCACAAAGCATCACGAAGGCTTCACCAACTGGGGGTCACCCGTGTCCTGGAACTGGAATTCTATGGATACGGGACCCCACCGAGATCTCGTAGGGGAGCTGGGCCAAGCCCTCAGGGAGAG CAACATACGCTATGGACTGTATCACTCTCTGTTGGAGTGGTTTAATCCACTCTATCTAGCTGACAAGGCAAGTGGCTTCAAGACCCAGGACTTCGTTGTAAAGAAGACAATGCCAGAACTCTATGATCTGGTCTTAAA ATATAAACCAGATTTGATTTGGTCGGATGGAGACTGGGAAGCTCCGGAGTCGTACTGGAATTCTACCTCTTTCCTTGCCTGGCTTTATAACGATAGTCCCGTCAAG GACACTGTGGTTGTTAATGATCGTTGGTGTAATAACTGCTCTTGCCATCATGGAGGCTTCTACAATTGTGCAGACAAATACCAGCCGGGGACGCTGCCTGCTCACAAGTGGGAGATGTGCTCCTCCATTGACAAGCTTTCCTGGGGCTATCGGAGCAACATGAACGTTGCGGAGTTAATGGATGAAACGAGTATCATTGAG GAGCTGGTGCAGACTGTGAGTTTTGGAGGCAACTACCTTCTGAATGTGGGACCTACGAAAGAAGGGGTGATCGTTCCCATCTTCCAAGAGAGACTTCTGGGCCTTGGGAGGTGGCTGGACACGAACGGGGAAGCGATTTATGAATCGAAGCCCTGGAGAGTACAGACGGAGAACAGCACAGTGACGGTCTG GTACACGGCGAAGGGGCCGGTTGTCTACGCCATCTTCCTGATCTGGCCTCGGGACAACATTTTGCAGCTGTCCTCACCCACTCCATCCCCAGCCACACAA GTGACGATGTTGGGGTTTGCGGGGACTCTGACGTGGCAGAAGGCCCCGGGTACGGGGCTGCTCATCACGCTGCCCCACCTGCTCCCATCTCCTCTGCCCCCTCGGTCTGGCTGGACTGTCAGGCTTGAGGGGGTGAAGTGA
- the CNR2 gene encoding cannabinoid receptor 2, with amino-acid sequence MDVCKIHENASKCSTSTMECFMVLSTQAQKISIATLCGLFGTLCVFENSLVLYLIFSSPGTRRKPSYLFISSLALADILASIIFVCSFVNFHVFNETNFSKEIYLLQLGGVNTSFSASLSSLLLTALDRYISISRPSEYKVLMTWKRAWVALGVLWVTCATVASLPLLGWNCCTLNSTCSELFPFVDDNYLSSWICFVMVLLGCIVYAYAHVLWKAHQHAAYMEKHQKQNARMRMDVMLAKTLVMVLAVLVLCWSPVLVLMIYSIFGRLSNRLRKVFAFCSTLCLLNSMVNPIIYALRSKELYSSLRMLFARFRRQLKASEESPEGDSAHKSSVIETVCEDTRVT; translated from the coding sequence ATGGATGTTTGCAAGATACATGAAAACGCCTCCAAATGCAGCACGAGCACCATGGAATGCTTCATGGTCCTCAGCACACAGGCGCAGAAGATAAGTATCGCCACGCTGTGCGGCCTCTTCGGGACACTGTGTGTTTTTGAGAACTCTTTGGTGCTGTACTTGATCTTCTCCTCCCCCGGGACCAGGAGGAAGCCTTCCTACCTCTTTATCAGCAGCCTGGCCCTGGCTGACATTCTTGCCAGCATCATCTTCGTCTGCAGCTTTGTGAACTTCCACGTCTTTAATGAAACCAATTTCTCTAAGGAAATCtacctgctgcagctgggagggGTGAACACGTCCTTCTCTGCCTCCCTGAGCAGCTTGCTGCTGACAGCCCTGGACCGTTACATCTCCATCAGCCGCCCGTCCGAGTACAAGGTCCTGATGACGTGGAAGAGAGCGTGGGTCGCCCTTGGGGTGCTGTGGGTGACCTGCGCCACCGTCGCCTCCCTGCCCCTCCTGGGCTGGAACTGCTGCACCCTCAATTCCACCTGCTCCGAGCTGTTCCCCTTCGTGGATGACAATTATCTGTCGAGCTGGATCTGCTTCGTCATGGTCCTGCTGGGCTGCATCGTCTACGCCTACGCGCACGTGCTGTGGAAGGCTCACCAGCACGCGGCCTACATGGAGAAGCACCAAAAGCAAAACGCCAGGATGAGGATGGACGTCATGCTGGCCAAGACCCTCGTCATGGTGCTCGCTGTCCTCGTGCTGTGCTGGTCTCCGGTCCTCGTTCTCATGATCTACAGCATCTTCGGCAGGCTGAGCAACCGCCTGCGCAAggtgtttgctttctgcagcaCCCTCTGCCTGCTCAATTCCATGGTGAACCCCATTATTTATGCCCTGCGGAGCAAGGAGCTGTATTCCTCCCTGAGGATGCTCTTTGCTCGCTTCAGGAGGCAGCTGAAAGCCTCTGAGGAAAGTCCAGAAGGAGACAGTGCCCACAAGTCCTCTGTGATAGAGACCGTCTGCGAGGACACACGTGTCACGTAG